The following proteins come from a genomic window of Sardina pilchardus chromosome 1, fSarPil1.1, whole genome shotgun sequence:
- the slc44a2 gene encoding choline transporter-like protein 2 — protein MTKDKPYGEKGDPRKFDPTFKGPIHNRGCTDILCCILFILAILGYFAVGILAWSRGDPRKVIYPTDSTGQFCGQAGTDLEKKPFLFYFNILKCASPLTLLEFQCPTQQICVETCPNRFLTLANARILPGEMDYYKKFCKDTNLSNLSVTEILRDRLCPGMIFPSKNFSRRCLPDLGTKKGGQVVIGENATSYTDENDVSHNASDLLDAAKKSNIATEARQVFMRIFEDYTQSWHWILIGLVIAMVVSLIFIVLLRFLAGIMVWVMMFMVILVILYGIVHCYLEYAALSGTPGADVTIRDLGLQTDFSVYLQIRQTWLAFMIILSIVELVIIILLIFLRKRILIAIALIKEASRAVGHVMSSLVYPLLTFFLLSLVIAYWGVTAVFLSTSNEAVYKVFNTSECSHSLERCDPKTFKDSNITDVCRDAECQFAFYGGETLYHKYLIVFQFYNLFLFFWCANFVTALGQVTLAGAFASYYWAFKKPEDIPAFPICASLGRALRYHTGSLAFGSLILSIVQVIRVILEYLDQKLKGAQNKCAKFMLSCMKCCFWCLEKCIKFLNRNAYIMVAIYGKNFCTAAKDAFFLLMRNVVRVAVLDKVTDFLLFLGKLLIVGIVGICSFFFFSGRIKGIEDAAPNLNYYWVPIMTIVFGSYLIAHGFFSVYAMCVDTLFLCFCEDLERNDGSTERPYFMSPELHEILSKTRPDEPDEGSAPAPVQDEEETPLQQAQEDGEVQLKQEAALRTENEEEEQQPLTQEAPAEETQTPPQTQTLSEPETQTAQPQTAPLQNGFLDVEPEENKEPEVAPQPAVVAAAVAEDEQGEEEKPKENGPQEMDTPLTPQE, from the exons ATGACCAAAGACAAGCCCTATGGAGAGAAAG GAGATCCACGGAAGTTTGACCCCACTTTTAAAGGTCCTATTCATAACAG GGGTTGCACAGACATCTTGTGCTGCATCCTTTTCATCTTGGCCATTTTGGGCTACTTTGCGGTGGGAATTCTGG CTTGGTCGAGGGGTGACCCTCGTAAAGTCATATACCCCACCGACAGCACAGGGCAGTTCTGTGGGCAAGCAGGGACTGACCTGGA GAAGAAGCCTTTTCTGTTCTACTTCAACATCCTGAAGTGTGCCAGCCCTCTGACGCTCCTGGAGTTCCAGTGCCCTACCCAACAG ATTTGTGTGGAAACATGTCCGAATAGATTCCTGACGCTGGCCAACGCCCGTATTCTACCTGGCGAAATGGACTATTACAAGAAGTTCTGCAAGGATACCAACTTAAGCAATCTG AGTGTCACAGAGATCCTGAGGGATCGCCTTTGTCCTGGGATGATCTTTCCAAGTAAAAACT TCTCTCGCCGCTGCCTGCCAGACCTGGGGACGAAAAAGGGAGGACAAGTTGTCATCGGTGAGAATGCAACTTCCTATACGGATGAGAACGACGTGAGCCACAACGCCAGCGATCTCTTGGATGCTGCAAA gaagtccaacattgctACGGAAGCACGACAGGTTTTCATGAGGATCTTTGAAGACTACACTCAGTCCTGGCACTGGATCCTGAT CGGTCTCGTGATCGCGATGGTGGTCAGTCTGATCTTCATCGTGCTGCTGCGCTTCCTGGCTGGCATCATGGTCTGGGTCATGATGTTCATGGTCATCCTCGTCATTCTATACG GGATTGTCCACTGCTACCTGGAATACGCGGCTCTATCAGGAACTCCTGGTGCTGATGTCACCATCCGTGACCTCGGCCTGCAGACTGACTTCTCCGTGTACCTGCAGATCCGCCAGACATGGCTAGCGTTCA TGATCATCCTGTCTATTGTGGAGCtggtcatcatcatcctcctcatcttcctcaggaAGAGAATTCTCATCGCCATCGCTCTCATTAAGGAGGCGAGCAG GGCTGTGGGTCATGTGATGTCCTCGCTGGTCTACCCTCTGTTGACTTTCTTCCTGTTGTCCCTGGTGATCGCGTACTGGGGAGTCACTGCCGT cTTCTTGTCCACCTCCAACGAGGCCGTGTATAAGGTGTTCAACACCAGCGAGTGTTCTCACTCTCTTGAGCGTTGTGACCCAAAG ACCTTCAAGGACTCCAACATCACAGACGTGTGTCGAGATGCTGAGTGCCAGTTTGCCTTCTACGGCGGAGAGACGCTCTACCACAAGTACCTGATCGTCTTCCAGTTCTAcaacctcttcctcttcttctggtGCGCCAACTTTGTGACCGCGCTGGGGCAAGTCACCTTAGCAGGGGCTTTCGCTTCGTACTACTGGGCCTTTAAGAAGCCGGAGGACATCCCTGCCTTCCCCATATGCGCCTCACTGGGAAGGGCTCTCAG GTACCACACGGGCTCTCTGGCCTTCGGCTCCCTCATCCTCTCCATCGTGCAGGTCATCAGGGTCATCCTGGAGTATCTGGACCAGAAACTGAAAG GAGCTCAAAATAAGTGTGCCAAATTCATGCTGAGCTGCATGAAGTGCTGCTTCTGGTGCCTGGAGAAGTGCATCAAGTTCCTGAACAGAAATGCCTACATCATG GTGGCGATATACGGCAAGAACTTCTGCACAGCAGCAAAAGACGCCTTCTTCCTCCTGATGAGGAACGTTGTCAG AGTGGCCGTGCTTGATAAGGTGACagatttcctcctcttcttgggCAAGCTGCTCATTGTTGGGATTGTGG GCATCTGttcgttcttcttcttctctgggAGGATCAAGGGCATTGAGGATGCAGCCCCCAACCTCAACTATTACTGGGTACCAATTATG ACCATCGTGTTCGGCTCCTACCTGATTGCCCATGGCTTCTTCAGCGTGTATGCCATGTGTGTGGACACACTGTTCCTGTGCTTCT GCGAGGACTTGGAGCGAAACGACGGCTCCACCGAACGGCCGTATTTCATGTCTCCGGAGCTCCACGAGATTCTGTCCAAGACCAGACCGGACGAACCGGACGAGGGCTCGGCGCCGGCCCCGGtgcaggacgaggaggagaccCCGCTGCAGCAGGCGCAGGAGGACGGGGAGGTGCAGCTGAAGCAGGAGGCCGCCCTGAGGACGgagaacgaggaggaggagcagcagccgcTCACCCAGGAGGCGCCGGCCGAGGAGACGCAGACGCCGCCGCAGACGCAGACGCTGTCGGAGCCCGAGACGCAGACCGCCCAGCCGCAGACCGCCCCGCTGCAGAACGGGTTCCTGGACGTAGAGCCCGAGGAGAACAAGGAACCGGAGGTGGCGCCTCAAccagcggtggtggcggcggcggtcgCGGAGGACGAGCAGGGCGAAGAGGAGAAGCCCAAGGAGAACGGCCCTCAGGAGATGGACACCCCACTGACGCCTCAGGAGTGA
- the rgl3a gene encoding ral guanine nucleotide dissociation stimulator-like 1 isoform X1, with protein MRSVLVVSGGERARRSRVSQMRRLLCLGGPHMEEPVDVNSGVWLQSFQLLDTEQHDQDPVQEWADEVEDNVVYGVTLRREPVQSPTEPAEEQPVFSCVQYRTHKVRRVKAATLDRLVDQLLFPECQDPDYSRIFLSTYRAFTDPSTLIQVLFQRDDMVVNLDNTVCLRSPVLPLIHMWLEELHEDLQEPPQHPTLRLLVGHLRHRLCFRRLACQAKALLKKFLEEDRQTSAAATAADPRAATPEEGSEALSSEVKATDLPLCFMDFTAQDIAEQLTQLDAKLFVKVVPFHCVGCVWSQRDKKDNRHIAPTVRATIAQFNAVTNRVITSLLCQPPVPPGSSPRCSSSSPTQRAKVIEKWISVAQECRQLRNFSSLRAILSALQSNAIYRLKRTWAAVSRESLEAFDQLCETFPDENCVLTSREILVEEDSHAAEGNQCPEDNPAAPKSPKLCPLSRQLGTSSGIVPYLGTYLTVLTMLDTALTDTVESGLINFEKRRREFEILSQIRQLQASCSNYRLKPHPDICSWLTEGSLLTDQQSYEQSRGLEPPVDPCPGSPRWGHRLITKKISSFLSNSESSGRKTHADQISVSSSGSSGSEMEDLSSTSSSSAPLRLKLQSLSNSCQNVAEDFTPCSSASPTPSTSSCSSSQAEMTPLSPDSSSSSISSSSSTSSTSSSSSPPPCTSTHPVYNKQGADSCIVRVSVEVGSNGNVYKSILLTSQDKTAQVVQRALEKHNLEAMRCHDFSLSQVLSQDKELLIPDKANVFYAMCTSANYDFVLRQRWRNHSGALGSSSSPGAVGRWRHAK; from the exons ATGAGGTCCGTCCTGGTTGTGTCTGGTGGGGAGAGGGCTCGGCGGTCCCGTGTGAGCCAGATGAGGAGGCTGCTGTGTCTGGGGGGGCCCCACATGGAGGAGCCGGTGGACGTGAACTCCGGGGTGTGGCTCCAGAGCTTCCAGCTGCTGGACACCGAACAACATGACCAG GACCCAGTGCAGGAGTGGGCTGACGAGGTGGAGGACAACGTCGTGTACGGGGTCACTCTGCGCCGTGAGCCGGTCCAGTCGCCCACAGAGCCGGCGGAGGAGCAGCCCGTGTTCAGCTGCGTTCAGTACCGGACCCACAAGGTCCGCAGGGTCAAGGCGGCCACCTTAGACCGTCTGGTGGACCAACTGCTTTTCCCAGAGTGCCAGGACCCCGACTACAGCCGCATCTTCCTGTCCACCTACCGAGCCTTCACCGACCCCAGCACCCTCATCCAGGTGCTCTTCCAGAG GGATGATATGGTTGTTAATCTGGACAACACCGTCTGCCTCCGGAG CCCGGTGCTGCCCCTGATCCACATGTGGCTGGAGGAGCTCCACGAGGACCTGCAGGAGCCCCCGCAGCACCCCACCCTCAGGCTGCTGGTCGGCCACCTCCGCCACCGCCTCTGCTTCCGCCGCCTCGCCTGCCAGGCCAAGGCCCTCCTCAAGAAGTTCCTAGAGGAAG ATCGCCAGACCAGCGCTGCTGCCACCGCAGCTGATCCCAGAGCAGCCACACCAGAGGAGGGATCGGAGGCTCTGAGCAGTGAGGTCAAAGCCACAGATCTGCCACTTTGCTTCATGGACTTCACAGCACAGGACATCGCAGAGCAGCTGACGCAACTGGACGCC AAGCTCTTTGTTAAAGTGGTCCCGTTCCACTGCGTGGGGTGCGTCTGGTCCCAGCGAGACAAGAAGGACAACCGCCACATCGCCCCGACGGTGCGCGCCACCATCGCCCAGTTCAACGCCGTCACCAACCGGGTGATCACCTCGCTGCTGTGCCAACCCCCTGTGCCCCCCGGCAGCTCTCCCCGCTGCTCGTCCAGCAGCCCCACCCAGAGGGCCAAGGTCATCGAGAAGTGGATCTCTGTGGCTCAG GAGTGCAGGCAGCTGAGGAACTTCTCCTCCTTGCGAGCGATCCTGTCTGCACTGCAGTCTAATGCCATCTACAGGCTCAAGAGGACCTGGGCAGCGGTCAGCAG GGAGAGCCTGGAGGCCTTTGATCAGCTGTGTGAGACGTTCCCTGATGAGAACTGCGTGCTGACCAGCAGAGAGATCTTGGTTGAG GAGGACAGCCATGCAGCAGAGGGCAACCAGTGTCCAGAGGACAACCCTGCTGCCCCCAAGTCCCCCAAACTCTGTCCTCTGTCCAGGCAGCTT GGCACCAGCAGCGGAATCGTCCCCTACCTGGGCACTTACCTAACTGTCCTCACCATGCTGGACACGGCGCTGACCGACACCGTTGAG AGCGGGCTCATCAACTTTGAGAAGCGGAGACGG gagttTGAGATCCTCTCCCAGATCAGGCAGCTGCAGGCGTCCTGCTCCAACTACAGGCTGAAGCCGCACCCCGACATCTGCTCCTGGCTGACCGAGGGCAGTCTGCTCACTGACCAGCAGAG CTATGAGCAGTCTCGAGGTCTGGAGCCCCCCGTGGACCCCTGTCCTGGTTCTCCCAGATGGGGTCACCGCCTCATCACCAAGAAGATCTCCTC GTTCCTGAGCAACAGCGAGAGCTCGGGCAGGAAGACTCACGCCGACCAGATCAGCGTGTCCTCGTCCGGCTCCAGCGGCTCAGAGATGGAGGACCTGTCCagcaccagctccagctccgcGCCCCTCCGCCTCAAACTCCAG TCTCTGTCCAACTCGTGTCAGAACGTGGCGGAGGACTTCACCCCGTGCTCGTCGGCGTCCCCCACCccgtccacctcctcctgcagctcctcccAGGCCGAGATGACCCCCCTCAGCCCCGACAGctcgtcctcctccatctcctcctcctcctccacctcctccacctcctcctcttcctccccgccGCCATGCACCTCCACCCATCCGGTCTACAACAAGCAGGGGGCCGACTCCTGCATCGTCAGGGTCAGCGTGGAGGTCGGCAGCAACGGCAACGTCTACAAGAGCATCCTG CTGACCAGTCAGGATAAGACGGCGCAGGTGGTCCAGAGGGCTCTGGAGAAGCACAACCTGGAGGCGATGCGTTGCCATGACTTCAGCCTTAGTCAGGTGTTGTCCCAGGACAAAG
- the odad3 gene encoding coiled-coil domain-containing protein 151 yields MTRHLLLNQQTAQSMPRSLHRLLEFSKMPGTYDAVRLPIHDQIAELQRKIQLLEGDRTAYYESSQSSIKKNRETVLQLRQDNKRLHRKLAEALAGDEQVIKEAFQTRGTEKAAYRNMSGKEALKVLDQKVCDKMKKLNALKHTTQTQRKRLEDLRLQHQSLQPESKRSQSGTQRKREDQEKNEGDSVEIHPQKNLRMLENRLEKAQLKCQEAEYIMRGYLKLKTHLQEESLTFQSQLDGLEAEIRRQKQELQDLQVMNNDAVLSKETAKEELQRQEEQVYRERRERERILSFYKKQAEERRAQAEKVERRAQRTAMHPDELSSEAQRSTTGIGEEERAISTFEEAFRRIREATGVTDTREVVERFITQGDTQKHLQELKEENESILLQLKQDRDQLQKHFQDTKYSGEAKLSSEQQLLAECQRHLEAEEQRREAAKEHLDWLNRTLNTVRAGVEHLSDKLQHIQLAEGERPLLDGSSEDYVLELLTRAEHKLLLLQEELQGKDLATLTKEMEEEDFYASIEGKLPNYNTRIQLPETQRQDPYDEEEDSGNDESDIITRTTLKRQSQIIVDSKTKRKPRPKKKKGKL; encoded by the exons ATGACGCGTCACCTCCTACTGAACCAGCAAACTGCACAGAGCATGCCCAGATCTTTGCATCGGTTGCTAG AATTTTCGAAAATGCCAGGTACTTATGATGCTGTTAGACTTCCAATCCACGACCAAATCGCTGAACTCCAGAGGAAAATTCAGCTGCTTG agggagacagaactGCATACTATGAAAGTTCTCAGTCCTCCATCAAAAAGAACCGGGAAACCGTTCTCCAGTTGAGGCAAGACAACAAAAGGCTTCACAGGAAACTTGCAGAAGCCCTTGCA GGAGATGAGCAAGTGATAAAAGAAGCTTTCCAAACCCGAGGAACAGAGAAAGCTGCCTACCGCAATATGTCTGGGAAG GAGGCGCTCAAGGTACTGGACCAGAAAGTGTGTGATAAGATGAAGAAGCTGAATGCGcttaaacacaccacacaaacgcAGCGCAAGCGTCTGGAGGACCTGCGTCTGCAGCACCAGAGCCTGCAGCCCGAGAGCAAGCGCTCTCAGAGTGGGacgcagaggaagagagaggaccaGGAGAAG AATGAAGGGGATTCCGTTGAGATACATCCCCAAAAG AACTTGCGGATGCTTGAGAACCGTCTGGAGAAGGCCCAGCTGAAGTGTCAGGAAGCTGAATATATCATGCGGGGCTACCTGAAACTCAAAACCCACCTGCAG GAGGAGAGTCTGACCTTCCAGTCCCAGCTGGACGGCCTGGAGGCCGAGAtcaggagacagaagcaggAGCTGCAGGATCTGCAGGTCATGAACAACGACGCAGTCCTGTCCAAGGAGACCGCCAAG gaggagctgcagcggcaggaggagcaggtgtATCGGGAGcgcagggagagggagcgcaTCCTGTCCTTCTACAAGAAACAGGCGGAGGAGCGCAGGGCCCAGGCAGAGaaagtggagaggagg GCCCAGCGCACGGCCATGCACCCAGACGAGCTGAGCAGCGAGGCCCAGCGCAGCACCACGGGGATCGGGGAGGAGGAGCGCGCCATCTCCACGTTCGAGGAGGCCTTCCGCCGCATCAGAGAGGCCACCGGGGTCACCGACACTCGG gaggtggtggagaggtTCATCACCCAGGGAGACACCCAGAAGCACCTgcaggagctgaaggaggagaacGAGAGCATCCTGCTGCAGCTCAAGCAGGACAGAGACCAGCTCCAGAAGCACTTCCAGGACACCAAGTACTCTGGAGAGGCCAAGCTGTCCAG tgagcagcagctgctggcgGAGTGTCAGCGCCACCTGGAGGCGGAGGAGCAGAGGCGCGAGGCGGCCAAAGAGCACCTGGATTGGCTCAACCGCACCCTCAACACGGTGCGCGCTGGTGTGGAGCATCTGAGTGACAAGCTGCAGCACATCCAGCTG gcGGAGGGCGAGCGGCCGCTGCTGGACGGCAGCTCAGAGGACTACGTGCTGGAGCTGCTGACCCGGGCAGAGCacaagctgctgctgctacaggaggagctgcagggcaaagacCTGGCAACCCTCAccaaagagatggaggaggaggac TTTTATGCCAGCATCGAAGGGAAGCTGCCGAACTACAACACGCGCATCCAGCTGCCTGAAACCCAGCGACAGGATCCTTATGACG AAGAGGAGGACAGCGGGAACGACGAGAGTGACATCATCACGCGCACCACGCTCAAGCGCCAGTCCCAGATCATCGTGGACTCCAAGACCAAGAGGAAGCCGCGgcccaagaagaagaagggcaAGCTCTGA
- the rgl3a gene encoding ral guanine nucleotide dissociation stimulator-like 1 isoform X2, with protein MGKCQLTMDPVQEWADEVEDNVVYGVTLRREPVQSPTEPAEEQPVFSCVQYRTHKVRRVKAATLDRLVDQLLFPECQDPDYSRIFLSTYRAFTDPSTLIQVLFQRDDMVVNLDNTVCLRSPVLPLIHMWLEELHEDLQEPPQHPTLRLLVGHLRHRLCFRRLACQAKALLKKFLEEDRQTSAAATAADPRAATPEEGSEALSSEVKATDLPLCFMDFTAQDIAEQLTQLDAKLFVKVVPFHCVGCVWSQRDKKDNRHIAPTVRATIAQFNAVTNRVITSLLCQPPVPPGSSPRCSSSSPTQRAKVIEKWISVAQECRQLRNFSSLRAILSALQSNAIYRLKRTWAAVSRESLEAFDQLCETFPDENCVLTSREILVEEDSHAAEGNQCPEDNPAAPKSPKLCPLSRQLGTSSGIVPYLGTYLTVLTMLDTALTDTVESGLINFEKRRREFEILSQIRQLQASCSNYRLKPHPDICSWLTEGSLLTDQQSYEQSRGLEPPVDPCPGSPRWGHRLITKKISSFLSNSESSGRKTHADQISVSSSGSSGSEMEDLSSTSSSSAPLRLKLQSLSNSCQNVAEDFTPCSSASPTPSTSSCSSSQAEMTPLSPDSSSSSISSSSSTSSTSSSSSPPPCTSTHPVYNKQGADSCIVRVSVEVGSNGNVYKSILLTSQDKTAQVVQRALEKHNLEAMRCHDFSLSQVLSQDKELLIPDKANVFYAMCTSANYDFVLRQRWRNHSGALGSSSSPGAVGRWRHAK; from the exons ATGGGGAAATGTCAACTTACGATG GACCCAGTGCAGGAGTGGGCTGACGAGGTGGAGGACAACGTCGTGTACGGGGTCACTCTGCGCCGTGAGCCGGTCCAGTCGCCCACAGAGCCGGCGGAGGAGCAGCCCGTGTTCAGCTGCGTTCAGTACCGGACCCACAAGGTCCGCAGGGTCAAGGCGGCCACCTTAGACCGTCTGGTGGACCAACTGCTTTTCCCAGAGTGCCAGGACCCCGACTACAGCCGCATCTTCCTGTCCACCTACCGAGCCTTCACCGACCCCAGCACCCTCATCCAGGTGCTCTTCCAGAG GGATGATATGGTTGTTAATCTGGACAACACCGTCTGCCTCCGGAG CCCGGTGCTGCCCCTGATCCACATGTGGCTGGAGGAGCTCCACGAGGACCTGCAGGAGCCCCCGCAGCACCCCACCCTCAGGCTGCTGGTCGGCCACCTCCGCCACCGCCTCTGCTTCCGCCGCCTCGCCTGCCAGGCCAAGGCCCTCCTCAAGAAGTTCCTAGAGGAAG ATCGCCAGACCAGCGCTGCTGCCACCGCAGCTGATCCCAGAGCAGCCACACCAGAGGAGGGATCGGAGGCTCTGAGCAGTGAGGTCAAAGCCACAGATCTGCCACTTTGCTTCATGGACTTCACAGCACAGGACATCGCAGAGCAGCTGACGCAACTGGACGCC AAGCTCTTTGTTAAAGTGGTCCCGTTCCACTGCGTGGGGTGCGTCTGGTCCCAGCGAGACAAGAAGGACAACCGCCACATCGCCCCGACGGTGCGCGCCACCATCGCCCAGTTCAACGCCGTCACCAACCGGGTGATCACCTCGCTGCTGTGCCAACCCCCTGTGCCCCCCGGCAGCTCTCCCCGCTGCTCGTCCAGCAGCCCCACCCAGAGGGCCAAGGTCATCGAGAAGTGGATCTCTGTGGCTCAG GAGTGCAGGCAGCTGAGGAACTTCTCCTCCTTGCGAGCGATCCTGTCTGCACTGCAGTCTAATGCCATCTACAGGCTCAAGAGGACCTGGGCAGCGGTCAGCAG GGAGAGCCTGGAGGCCTTTGATCAGCTGTGTGAGACGTTCCCTGATGAGAACTGCGTGCTGACCAGCAGAGAGATCTTGGTTGAG GAGGACAGCCATGCAGCAGAGGGCAACCAGTGTCCAGAGGACAACCCTGCTGCCCCCAAGTCCCCCAAACTCTGTCCTCTGTCCAGGCAGCTT GGCACCAGCAGCGGAATCGTCCCCTACCTGGGCACTTACCTAACTGTCCTCACCATGCTGGACACGGCGCTGACCGACACCGTTGAG AGCGGGCTCATCAACTTTGAGAAGCGGAGACGG gagttTGAGATCCTCTCCCAGATCAGGCAGCTGCAGGCGTCCTGCTCCAACTACAGGCTGAAGCCGCACCCCGACATCTGCTCCTGGCTGACCGAGGGCAGTCTGCTCACTGACCAGCAGAG CTATGAGCAGTCTCGAGGTCTGGAGCCCCCCGTGGACCCCTGTCCTGGTTCTCCCAGATGGGGTCACCGCCTCATCACCAAGAAGATCTCCTC GTTCCTGAGCAACAGCGAGAGCTCGGGCAGGAAGACTCACGCCGACCAGATCAGCGTGTCCTCGTCCGGCTCCAGCGGCTCAGAGATGGAGGACCTGTCCagcaccagctccagctccgcGCCCCTCCGCCTCAAACTCCAG TCTCTGTCCAACTCGTGTCAGAACGTGGCGGAGGACTTCACCCCGTGCTCGTCGGCGTCCCCCACCccgtccacctcctcctgcagctcctcccAGGCCGAGATGACCCCCCTCAGCCCCGACAGctcgtcctcctccatctcctcctcctcctccacctcctccacctcctcctcttcctccccgccGCCATGCACCTCCACCCATCCGGTCTACAACAAGCAGGGGGCCGACTCCTGCATCGTCAGGGTCAGCGTGGAGGTCGGCAGCAACGGCAACGTCTACAAGAGCATCCTG CTGACCAGTCAGGATAAGACGGCGCAGGTGGTCCAGAGGGCTCTGGAGAAGCACAACCTGGAGGCGATGCGTTGCCATGACTTCAGCCTTAGTCAGGTGTTGTCCCAGGACAAAG